CCCCGGCGCGCGGGCGGGTGGTGTGCCGCTGGCCGGGCGGGCTGCCGGGAGGCGGGTGGCCGGTGAAGCTGGGGGCGGGAAGGGGCGGGTGGAACCGGCCGGTGCCGGTCGGACAGCAGGGCCGTCCGCAACGTTGGGTTATCGGTTACCCAACCGTAACATGGGGCAGGAAACCTGTCAACGCGTTCAGCCCCCACCCACGCAGCACCCGGTCAGCCGCCCGCACCAGCACTGCCCGCGCCGCACTGCCCGCACCGCACGGCCCGCATCACCGACACCCTGCGGGCCGACTGGGCAGCGCGTTCCACATCCGCCCCCCCCGCTCCCCGGCGGCCTGCCTCCGGCCGGGTTGCCTGCCACCCTGTGGACCGGACGGTGACCCCACCCCCAACGTTCAGACAGTCCACAGGGCAGGCACAGGACAGCCACCGGGCAGGCAGGCCTGATACGGACTCCGTCTGTCTCGTTGACAACCCGTTCGTTGATAACCCGGAACCCGTTGCTCTCCTGCTCGCATCCGCTCGGACCCGGCGGCTTTACGAGCCATTCAACCGGAGTCTGCGGGACGCGGCGGCGCCGCCCCTGACCCTGCCGGACGGCGGCCTGACCGCAGGGAACGCCGGACGCCCCCGACCGGAGGGTAACGTTACCCCTGAGGCGGATTCCGTTTTGCTCCTCCTCTGCGGGGCAGCTCTAAGAGTCGCATGCGCTCGGACCCAGCGGCTTTATAGGCCATTCAATCGGAGTCCGTATGAGATTCTGTGCCTGCACGCAACGCAGCCAGCACTGCGGCGCTCAGGTGCGTTCCGTACAGTTCGAAGGGCCGGTCCACGCGCTCGCCGGTCCGGGCGTGAAACCGCAGCGTCTCGCCGTCCAGCGTGACCGACACCACGCGCGGCCCCGCCCGCAGCAGCGCCGCGTGCCGCACGTGCGCCACGTCCTGCCGGAACGCCAGCACCCGCACGCTCCCGGCCGGGACGGGCCGGAAGTCCGGCACGGCCAGCCGCGCCCGGTTCGCGGCGCGTTCCATGGCCTGCAGGTGCGCGGCGTGCACCCGCACCCGCCGGTTCAGGTGACCGTCCGTGGACGGCTGATCGGGACTGGCCGGGCCAGTGGGCGCACGCAGGTCCGCGCGGGCCAGCAGGGTCAGGCCCGCAGCGGCCCAGTCGCGCAGCGTGACGCGCGGATCGCCGCTCAGGGCGTCCAGGCGGGCCAGGAGCGTCCCGGCACTCAGCAGGTCCGGGCCGCCCAGCAGCGGCCAGTCCCGGTCGTCCGGCAGGGTCAGGGGCGGCGGCGCCTCCGGCAGCGGGCCGGGCAGGGCACGCAGGGCGCCCAGCAGTGAGTGCGCCTCCGGCCTCCCGGACCCCAGGGTGACCAAGGGCGGGGCCACCGGCGGGAGGTCCGGCACGTCCGGCGCGACCCAGGTGGGCGTGGCGTCCGTGCGGGCCGTCAGGGGCGGCGGCGTCCAGCCGGGCGGAGCGGGCGGGCGGGGCGTCGGGGCGCGGCGCTCCGGGAGGCGCGTGTCCGGCTGCCTGGGCGTGACGGGCCGCCGGGGTGCATCGGGCTGCGCGGGCGTGGCGGGCCGCTCCGTCGGGGCGTCCGGTTCCGGTTCACGGCCCGTCGGTACGCGCAGGCCCTGCGCCCAGGCGTCCGCGCCGTACGCGAGGCGCAGGGTGGTGCGGGCGCGGGTGAACGCCACGAACTGCACACAACGTTCCTCCTGCGGGTCGCCGCCGCTCAGGGGCATCAGTTCCGGGTGCAGGACCGTCACGCGCGGCCACTCCAGGCCCTTGGCACGGTGCACGGTGCTCAGCGTGACCACCCCGGCCTCCCCACCGGCGGGCGCGTGCAGCCGCGCCAGCAGGGCGCGCAGGTCCTCGTGGCGGGCCGGGCCGCGCCGGGTGACGCGGCGGGCCAGCAGCAGCGCGCAGCGGCACAGGTCCCGCAGGTCCTGCGCGGCGCGGCGGGCGCGGCGGTCCCCGGCCGCCTCGGCCCGCTCCAGGCTCTCCAGTCGGCCGTTCAGGTAGGCGCTCAGGCTGTCGTCGGCCTGCTGGCGGGTGAAGGTGGGCGGCAGCGCGGCGCCCGCCACGTCCAGCAGGCGCCCGGCGAGGTCCCGGCCGGTCAGGTGGACCCGCACGCCCCGCGCCAGCAGGTCCAGCGCCAGCCGCAGCAGCGGCGCGTTCAGGCGGCACAGGACCGCGTCGCCGGGCCGGACGTCCAGATCGGCGGCACTCAGGTGCTCGACCGCGCCGCGCGGCGCTCCGGGCGCGGCCGTGATGAAGTCGCTGACGGTGCGGGCCGCGCCCACCACGGCACGCGCGCAGCGGAACGACACGCTGAGCGGCCACTCCTGCGCGTCCAGTTCGCGGGCCATGCGTTCCAGGCCCTGCGGGTCCGCGCCGGCGTACGCGTAGATCGCCTGTTCCGGGTCGCCGCACAGGATCACGCGGCCCGGCTGACGGGCACGCAGGCCCGCCACGTGCGCCACGAACGCCTGCCGCAGCGGCGTCAGGTCCTGCGCCTCGTCGACCAGGGCCGTACGGACCGCGCCGCGCCCCAGGTTCAGGTGCAGCGGCAGCCACAGCATGTCGGTGTGGTCGATCAGGCCCTTCTGGCGGTACGCGGCGGCGCTCAGGTCCGGCAGCCGGGCCAGGGCGGCGCGCAGCAGGTGCGTCGCGCCGGACCCCAGGGCGGCCTGCGTGGGCGGCGTGACCTGCGGGTGCGCGTCCGGGGAGGGCCAGCCGCTCAGGCCCAGCAGCAGCGCGAGGTCGTCCGGGTCGGCCGGGTTCAGCGTCTGCTCGCGGCAGGTATCCCAGGCGCGGGTCAGGGCGGCCAGCAGCGCCCGCCGAGCCGCCGCGTCGCCCGGTGCCTGCGCGGGCGGCAGCAACCCGGCGTCCTCCAGCAGGCGCGCGGTCTTGGTGGGTTGCAGGTCCGGCCCGGCGCCCGGACGGTCCCCCCCTCGCCCTGCCGGAAGCTCGCGGCTCAGCAGGCCCAGTCCGTGGGCGTGCAGGGTGCGGGCACTCAGGCCCGGCGGCAGGCGGCCCGCGACCCCGGCAGTCGCGTGGCGGTTGTACACGAAGTACACGCTGCGCGGCCCGGCGTGCCACGCCGCCTCGGTCAGGGTGGTGGTCTTGCCGCTTCCGGCGGTCGCGCGGATCATCAGGTGCCGCCCGGAGTCCCGCACGGCCTCGATCACGGCCCGCTGCTGCGCCGTGAAGTGCGGCGGAACGGGTCGCCACGCCCGTTCAGTGGCGTCCGGGGCGGTGGTGGGTGCGGTGGGGTCGGTGGTCATGGCTGGAACCGGGATTCATCATGCCGCGCCGGGAGGGGTCCGTGCGTCCCGTCCGGCGGCCCAGGTGGCTGCCTAGACATCCGTGTCACTCCTGACACAAACAACTGCCCGACTGGTCATGATCGACTTCATGAGACTGCTGCGGCTGCCGGATCGCCTCGTTACCGACATGATCGCGCAGGGCCCGCGCGTCCTGATGACCCTCGGCTGGCACGTCCGCCCGCCCGCCGCGCACGACGTCATCGAGACCGACTCGTTCGGCGCCTGGCACGTCGAGGAACTCCTGAGCGGCCCCAACGAGCACCGGGGCGCCGTCGTGGCGGTGCGCGTCCTGACCCGCACCGGCCTGCTGAGCGGACTGCAGACCGGGCATGCGGCCGTCAGCCCGGCCTGCGCCGCCGGAAGCTGACCCGAACCTGATTCCGGCCTGCGGACTTCTCAGGTCCGGCTGACATGCCACTGACGCGCGCGCGGCACCATCCGGGCATGAAGAAGACGATCCTCATGGGCCTCGCCCTTGCCACCGCCGCCAGCGCCAGCCTCAGCAGCGCCGCCGCCCAGGGTAGCGTGACGGGCGCAGGCGCGAGCTTCCCGTTCCCGCTGTACAGCAAGATGTTCGCCGAGTACAAGAAAGACACCGGCGTCACCGTCAACTACCAGAGCGTCGGTAGCGGCGCCGGACAGAAACAGATCACCGAACGCACCGTCGACTTCGCCGGCAGCGACAACCCCATGAGCGACGAATCCCTCAAG
This Deinococcus seoulensis DNA region includes the following protein-coding sequences:
- a CDS encoding UvrD-helicase domain-containing protein → MTTDPTAPTTAPDATERAWRPVPPHFTAQQRAVIEAVRDSGRHLMIRATAGSGKTTTLTEAAWHAGPRSVYFVYNRHATAGVAGRLPPGLSARTLHAHGLGLLSRELPAGRGGDRPGAGPDLQPTKTARLLEDAGLLPPAQAPGDAAARRALLAALTRAWDTCREQTLNPADPDDLALLLGLSGWPSPDAHPQVTPPTQAALGSGATHLLRAALARLPDLSAAAYRQKGLIDHTDMLWLPLHLNLGRGAVRTALVDEAQDLTPLRQAFVAHVAGLRARQPGRVILCGDPEQAIYAYAGADPQGLERMARELDAQEWPLSVSFRCARAVVGAARTVSDFITAAPGAPRGAVEHLSAADLDVRPGDAVLCRLNAPLLRLALDLLARGVRVHLTGRDLAGRLLDVAGAALPPTFTRQQADDSLSAYLNGRLESLERAEAAGDRRARRAAQDLRDLCRCALLLARRVTRRGPARHEDLRALLARLHAPAGGEAGVVTLSTVHRAKGLEWPRVTVLHPELMPLSGGDPQEERCVQFVAFTRARTTLRLAYGADAWAQGLRVPTGREPEPDAPTERPATPAQPDAPRRPVTPRQPDTRLPERRAPTPRPPAPPGWTPPPLTARTDATPTWVAPDVPDLPPVAPPLVTLGSGRPEAHSLLGALRALPGPLPEAPPPLTLPDDRDWPLLGGPDLLSAGTLLARLDALSGDPRVTLRDWAAAGLTLLARADLRAPTGPASPDQPSTDGHLNRRVRVHAAHLQAMERAANRARLAVPDFRPVPAGSVRVLAFRQDVAHVRHAALLRAGPRVVSVTLDGETLRFHARTGERVDRPFELYGTHLSAAVLAALRAGTESHTDSD